From a region of the Takifugu flavidus isolate HTHZ2018 chromosome 18, ASM371156v2, whole genome shotgun sequence genome:
- the syngr2a gene encoding synaptogyrin-2a, translating into MQSSAYGASLAGGAFDFVGFLKQPQTVLRCLSWLFSIVVFATITAEGYINPDTSKETNCMFNENDSACSYGVGIGIIAFLACVVMLVVDANFPQISNANQRKIIVGGDFVFSATWTLLWLICFCVLANQWAHTTAKFAGSHDAARAVIAFSFFSIGTWAILAYFAYRRYRQGVREFDHEYRDPANDHTTPYPPGPYAGSSGPSGYQQSPFSNSQEQPGEYQPPSY; encoded by the exons ATGCAGAGCAGCGCTTACGGGGCCTCGTTGGCCGGCGGTGCCTTTGACTTTGTGGGGTTTCTGAAGCAGCCGCAGACCGTCCTCCGGTGTCTGAGCTGG ttgttctcCATTGTGGTGTTTGCAACCATTACAGCAGAGGGCTACATAAACCCGGACACCTCCAAAGAAACAAACTGCATGTTTAATGAAAACGACAGCGCCTGCAGCTACGGAGTGGGAATCGGCATCATCGCTTTCTTGGCTTGTGTCGTCATGCTCGTAGTAGATGCAAACTTCCCTCAGATAAGCAATGCAAACCAGAGAAAGATTATAGTAGGGGGAGATTTTGTCTTCTCAG CGACGTGGACGCTCCTGTGGTTAATCTGTTTCTGTGTCCTGGCCAACCAGTGGGCCCACACCACAGCGAAATTTGCCGGCTCACATGATGCCGCTCGGGCCGTGATcgccttctccttcttctccatcgGCACCTGG GCAATTTTGGCCTACTTTGCATATAGAAGGTATCGCCAAGGGGTCAGAGAATTTGACCATGAATACCGGGACCCAGCCAACGATCATACCACCCCATACCCACCTGGGCCGTACGCCGGCAGCAGCGGCCCCTCGGGCTACCAGCAGTCCCCGTTCTCCAACAGTCAGGAGCAGCCGGGAGAGTACCAGCCTCCGTCGTACTAA
- the cenpx gene encoding centromere protein X isoform X2, which produces MAANDSEEISFKKDTVSKLLASFFKEDKTRLSGDAATLMAEMLRIFVREAAVRAQKQAEAEDCDQVDIEHFEKILPQLLLDF; this is translated from the exons ATGGCGGCGAACGACAGTGAAGAAATCTCATTCAAAAAG GACACCGTCAGCAAACTCTTGGCGAGCTTTTTCAAGGAGGATAAAACGAGAC TCAGCGGGGACGCAGCAACACTCATGGCAGAGATGCTCCGGATATTTGTCCGAG AAGCGGCCGTGAGGGCCCAGAAACAAGCTGAAGCCGAGGACTGCGACCAAGTCGACATCGAGCACTTTGAAAAGATCCTCCCTCAGCTG